Proteins co-encoded in one Fusarium fujikuroi IMI 58289 draft genome, chromosome FFUJ_chr06 genomic window:
- a CDS encoding related to lipase/esterase, translated as MADFTQYGHATAEWLAVTDSRPPIPGHLDLKEMQRLTNMYREQLAQSEMEKLKDYPIHMKDYTVTSRDGFPLEVRTYRPASAEEGSRLPVYIHLHGGGYVFGNIPSEDAICTRIAVMANITVVNLNYRHAPDYAYPTAWEDVVDAFHWVHDHIDELLGVPSQVVVGGISAGAQLAASLTLRQNIAPDALSRPKLAGQVLMIPALVHPDCYAPIMEQMREPSLSSYVQNADAPLINKAALDKFTGLLKIQNPDPKDVCFNVGLATVEQLKNMPPSTLGICGLDPLRDEALFYGQKLVEAGTPTNVHVFNGLPHGFRRFGDQLTESKRWDKVMEDGIKWALSKPEPSGKFEIKLE; from the exons atggctgactTCACTCAATATGGACATGCAACAGCAGAATGGCTAGCCGTCACGGATAGCAGGCCGCCTATTCCAGGCCATCTTGACCTGAAGGAGATGCAGCGCCTCACGAACATGTACCGAGAACAACTGGCCCAGAGCGAGATGGAGAAACTCAAAGACTACCCTATTCACATGAAAGATTACACCGTCACTTCAAGAGACGGCTTTCCTCTTGAGGTTCGAACCTACAGACCTGCTTCTGCCGAAGAGGGCTCTCGTCTTCCTGTCTACATCCATCTCCACGGCGGCGGTTATGTCTTTGGAAACATTCCATCTGAAGATGCTATCTGCACTCGCATCGCAGTCATGGCCAATATCACGgtcgtcaatctcaactaTCGTCATGCCCCGGATTATGCTTATCCCACAGCATGGGAAGACGTCGTCGACGCATTTCACTGGGTTCATGATCACATTGACGAACTTCTCGGAGTTCCTAGCCAAGTCGTTGTCGGTGGAATCTCAGCTGGTGCCCAACTAGCAGCCTCCTTGACGCTTCGTCAGAATATCGCTCCTGATGCTCTTTCACGACCGAAGCTCGCTGGTCAGGTGTTGATGATTCCTGCTCTTGTTCATCCCGATTGCTACGCACCTATCATGGAGCAGATGAGGGAaccttctttgtcttcataTGTTCAGAATGCGGATGCTCCGTTGATCAACAAGGCAGCGCTCGATAAGTTTACTGGGCTATTGAAGATTCAAAATCCGGACCCGAAAGACGTATGCTTCAATGTTGGACTTGCAACTGTTgagcagctcaagaacaTGCCGCCTTCGACGCTGGGTATTTGTGGCTTGGATCCCTTGAGAGACGAAGCTCTCTTCTATGGACagaagcttgttgaggcAGG GACACCCACGAACGTACATGTTTTCAATGGTCTACCTCACGGCTTCCGCCGCTTCGGAGACCAATTGACTGAGAGCAAGAGGTGGGACAAGGTCATGGAGGATGGAATCAAGTGGGCGCTCTCGAAGCCCGAGCCTTCAGGAAAGTTTGAGATCAAGCTAGAGTGA